One Papaver somniferum cultivar HN1 chromosome 10, ASM357369v1, whole genome shotgun sequence genomic window carries:
- the LOC113316564 gene encoding uncharacterized protein LOC113316564: MFSHQYLILQKINDDQEQALRSQEVQHEASFKELNTRSEKIIQSKINLTVKMNQLQEQYDQLKHSHDDLKKRNNSLSADKKKIRSDLNGLVGDDFDKAMDNMKNNTLAFSKFCEESEKSNQSTISQLRSDLAKIRKDRTNLEITNLEVSLTASRDRARRRFAYLQNFAEINARNIEKEVIRKAHLIFPPLNISEDEKYLEPDSDYEFISGDEKDHEDDIDASFSEDQLEKNKSGNVDSVDKTNAETKDPNPSHKIDAEMSLIDQYVPSNNA, translated from the exons atgttttCTCATCAGTACTTAATTCTCCAGAAAATAAATGATGACCAAGAACAAGCTCTTCGTTCACAAGAAGTTCAGCATGAAGCATCATTTAAGGAATTAAACACCCGGAGCGaaaaaatcatccaaagtaaaataaaCTTGACTGTGAAGATGAACCAACTTCAAGAACAATATGATCAACTGAAGCATTCTCATGATGACCTTAAGAAAAGGAATAATTCTCTCTCTGCTGATAAAAAGAAGATTCGATCTGATCTCAATGGTTTAGTTGGTGACGATTTCGATAAAGCTATGGATAATATGAAGAATAATACTCTTGCCTTTTCTAAATTCTGCGAAG AGTCTGAAAAGTCGAATCAATCCACTATATCCCAGTTGAGATCTGACTTAGCTAAAATTCGCAAGGATCGTACGAACCTGGAGATTACGAATCTTGAAGTTTCTCTAACTGCTTCTCGAGACCGAGCGCGAAGAAGATTCGCATATcttcaaaatttcgcagaaatCAATGCTAGAAATATTGagaaagaagttattcgcaaGGCTCACT TAATTTTCCCTCCTCTTAATATAAGCGAAGACGAGAAGTATCTAGAACCGGATAGTGACTATGAATTTATAAGCGGTGATGAAAAAGATCATGAAGATGATATTGATGCTTCCTTTTCAGAGGATCAACTTGAGAAGAACAAATCTGGCAATGTTGATTCTGTTGATAAGACTAATGCCGAAACTAAGGACCCAAATCCAAGCCACAAGATTGATGCTGAAATGTCTTTGATTGATCAATATGTACCTTCCAACAATGCTTAG